The Temnothorax longispinosus isolate EJ_2023e chromosome 4, Tlon_JGU_v1, whole genome shotgun sequence genome has a window encoding:
- the LOC139811428 gene encoding uncharacterized protein, whose translation MWECAFDRELRENQAIKDYLENHPLLKHAPLDPRDAFYGGRTGNIATRREIRGTEKIRYVDICSLYPFVLKTGAFPIGHPDIFIGEECRAIIGTAPNYNFDSIEDLIRCRVLPPRDLFHPVLPYRVRGKLLFALCRSCCETFSQAACTHDKPADREFEATWVSVELRKAVEKGYRVTNVSEIWQYKVARYDPSTRQGGLFAEYINTFLKLKQEASGWPSDCHDDETKERYLQEYAETEGVVLDKNNIVRNPGLRSVAKLCFHSFWGKFGQRTNLHKTEVVESCQRFMTLLTSPEHEIINILPVNDEVIYASWRLREVTVVASPLTNVVIAAYTTAQARLKLYEYLEALDRRVLYYDTDSCIYLSTGDPNEYEPRTGNFLGDMTDELESYGRGNYIESFVSAGQNSTLTLFVHRTDVL comes from the coding sequence ATGTGGGAGTGTGCTTTCGATCGTGAATTGCGCGAAAATCAGGCGATAAAAGATTATCTAGAAAATCATCCATTATTGAAACACGCACCTCTCGATCCTCGCGACGCGTTTTACGGAGGACGCACGGGAAACATCGCCACCCGACGCGAAATTCGGGGTACGGAGAAAATACGTTACGTGGACATATGCTCTCTGTATCCGTTCGTATTGAAAACCGGTGCTTTTCCGATCGGTCACCCCGATATTTTTATCGGCGAAGAATGCCGAGCGATAATCGGAACTGCaccaaattataattttgattcgaTCGAAGATCTCATCCGATGTCGAGTACTTCCACCGCGCGATCTTTTTCACCCGGTACTCCCATATCGCGTACGCGGAAAATTATTGTTCGCGTTATGCCGTAGCTGCTGTGAAACGTTCTCGCAGGCCGCGTGCACTCACGATAAGCCCGCCGATCGTGAATTCGAGGCTACTTGGGTATCCGTCGAATTGCGCAAAGCCGTCGAGAAGGGATATCGCGTGACAAATGTGAGCGAAATATGGCAATATAAAGTTGCGCGATATGACCCCAGTACTCGGCAGGGCGGTTTGTTCGCcgaatacataaatacatttttaaaattaaaacaagaaGCTAGTGGGTGGCCGAGCGATTGCCATGATGACGAGACCAAAGAACGATACCTGCAGGAATATGCGGAAACCGAGGGTGTTGTTCTTgataagaacaatatcgtccGGAATCCTGGCCTGCGCTCGGTCGCGAAACTCTGTTTTCATTCTTTCTGGGGGAAATTCGGCCAGCGAACCAATTTGCATAAGACCGAGGTCGTGGAATCTTGTCAGCGTTTCATGACTTTGCTCACGAGTCCCGAGCACGAGATAATCAACATATTACCCGTCAACGACGAGGTGATATATGCTTCGTGGCGGCTACGAGAAGTGACCGTCGTGGCTTCCCCGTTGACAAATGTCGTGATCGCGGCGTACACGACGGCACAAGCGCGCCTAAAACTATACGAATATTTAGAAGCATTAGATAGACGCGTTTTATATTACGATACCGActcttgtatatatttaagtacaGGCGATCCGAACGAGTACGAACCGCGTACCGGCAACTTCCTCGGCGACATGACGGACGAACTCGAGAGCTACGGCCGCGGCAACTATATCGAGTCGTTCGTGTCGGCGGGCCAAAACTCTACGCTTACATTGTTCGTACACCGGACGGACGTACTGTAG
- the LOC139811352 gene encoding uncharacterized protein: protein MDVRWKHSWTSIVCGPTGCGKTIFVKTFLRQLSHMSDVRFEKVLFYYAEWQEAYPAKKNIIEFCEGLPRPEDYSADPLSPKLVIIIDDLMRESSSSDAIVDLFTKGSHHKNLSVILISQNLFHQRRGQRDISLNANYIVVFKNSRDRAQIRHLARQVFPNDPKFLEEAYYDATSRPHGYLLLDLKQSTPDEYRF from the exons ATGGACGTGCGCTGGAAACATTCCTGGACGTCGATCGTGTGCGGACCCACCGGTTGCGGGAAGACGATCTTCGTGAAAACCTTTCTCCGACAACTATCTCACATGTCCGACGTACGTTTCGAgaaagttttgttttattacgcGGAGTGGCAGGAGGCTTATC CggcgaagaaaaatataattgaattttgcgAGGGATTGCCACGTCCGGAAGATTATTCCGCCGATCCGCTTTCCCCCAAATTGGTGATAATAATCGACGATCTTATGAGAGAATCGTCATCGAGCGACGCGATCGTGGATCTCTTTACCAAAGGCAGTCATCATAAGAATCTCAGCGTAATTCTCATCtcgcaaaatctttttcatcaGCGACGCGGGCAACGCGATATATCGCTCAATGCAAATTACATCGTAGTTTTCAAGAATTCTCGCGATCGTGCGCAAATTCGTCATTTAGCGCGTCAAGTCTTTCCCAACGATCCAAAGTTTCTAGAAGAGGCGTACTACGACGCCACGTCGAGACCGCACGGGTATCTACTACTTGATCTGAAACAATCGACTCCGGACGAATATCGATTTTGA
- the LOC139811170 gene encoding uncharacterized protein: MLLSTTYGLNSTHTKRINVGLQATSEGVFVPLVKLTGNCADGVYFDEKSWQQFQKNMRLVSEYLNRESKLKPNSISINNISVNFTFTRTDQRTGEENCPPTKKRKTYAVTIVMQKPTFLGLKNIAKCIDAHLSHLKSVADNVNNCARYLIKEIE; the protein is encoded by the coding sequence ATGCTGCTATCGACAACATATGGACTCAACAGCACCCATACGAAGAGAATTAATGTGGGTTTGCAAGCAACATCCGAGGGAGTTTTCGTGCCGCTGGTCAAATTAACCGGCAACTGTGCGGACGGCGTTTACTTTGACGAGAAATCGTGGCAGCAGTTTCAAAAGAACATGAGACTCGTGagcgaatatttaaatagagaaAGCAAATTGAAGCCGAATTCTATCTCCATTAACAATATCTCCGTCAATTTTACTTTCACCAGGACGGATCAACGAACAGGCGAGGAAAATTGTCCACCGACGAAGAAACGAAAAACATACGCTGTGACAATTGTGATGCAGAAGCCTACATTTCTCGgactgaaaaatattgcgaaatGTATCGATGCACATTTATCACATTTAAAATCAGTGGCCGATAATGTTAACAATTGCGCGCGTTatcttattaaagaaatagaGTAA